The following are from one region of the Paenibacillus bovis genome:
- a CDS encoding GntP family permease has protein sequence MDGLVISWIGALAGLALAIILILRKLNPVYALFLGAIVGALLGGANLVQTVDVLVSGTQSVMGTVLRVLAAGVLAGVMMESGAAETIAQSIVRKFGGSKAILALALATMIITAVGVFIPVAVLIVAPIALSVGNKMGVSKLALLVALSGGGKAGNIISPNPNTIAAARGFNLELSHVMLAGFVPAVCGLIVAVLLASMLKNKGVMVTDQEADNGDTDTSHYPPLGKAIVAPLVAVILLMINPIGSITGIGFLSTFKVDAMYILPIAGIIGMLAMGQARNIVKYTTAGLNKMTATVLILIGAGGIAGLISASDLSVQVVALIEASGISGTFLAPISGILMAAATASTSTGVILATGSFGEAILNMGTAPLAAAVMVHTGATVIDSLPQGNYFHVTADSMKMSIKQRMGVVPYEVMVGGTMTIVATIMYGFLL, from the coding sequence ATGGATGGATTAGTAATTAGCTGGATCGGTGCGCTGGCTGGACTGGCGCTCGCGATTATTTTAATTTTACGTAAATTAAACCCGGTATATGCGCTGTTTCTCGGCGCTATCGTCGGTGCGCTACTCGGCGGAGCGAATCTGGTACAGACGGTAGATGTTCTTGTAAGCGGTACCCAGAGCGTAATGGGAACGGTACTACGGGTACTGGCAGCCGGTGTGCTGGCCGGAGTGATGATGGAATCGGGTGCGGCAGAGACGATTGCCCAGTCGATTGTCCGCAAATTTGGCGGCAGTAAGGCGATTCTGGCGCTTGCACTGGCGACGATGATTATTACAGCAGTCGGCGTATTTATCCCGGTCGCCGTGCTGATCGTGGCACCGATCGCCCTGTCGGTCGGCAACAAAATGGGTGTATCCAAGCTCGCGCTGCTTGTTGCCTTATCCGGCGGCGGCAAGGCAGGCAACATTATTTCCCCGAATCCGAATACAATCGCAGCAGCGCGGGGATTCAATCTGGAGTTGAGTCATGTCATGCTGGCCGGATTCGTACCGGCAGTATGCGGATTAATCGTAGCTGTACTGCTCGCTTCGATGCTCAAAAATAAAGGCGTGATGGTCACCGATCAGGAAGCGGACAACGGTGACACGGATACCTCGCATTATCCGCCGCTCGGCAAAGCGATTGTCGCTCCACTGGTCGCTGTTATTCTGCTGATGATCAATCCGATCGGCTCTATAACGGGAATCGGCTTCTTGTCGACTTTCAAAGTGGATGCGATGTATATCCTGCCGATTGCCGGCATTATCGGGATGCTGGCGATGGGACAGGCGAGAAATATCGTGAAATATACGACAGCTGGACTGAATAAAATGACAGCTACCGTATTGATATTGATCGGAGCAGGTGGTATTGCCGGACTGATCTCGGCGTCGGATCTGTCGGTACAGGTAGTGGCTCTGATTGAGGCATCCGGGATCTCGGGCACGTTTCTCGCTCCGATCTCCGGTATTCTGATGGCAGCAGCGACGGCTTCGACTTCGACCGGTGTTATTCTGGCGACGGGTTCCTTTGGCGAGGCGATTCTGAATATGGGTACGGCGCCACTGGCTGCTGCCGTTATGGTGCACACCGGGGCGACCGTGATCGATTCCCTGCCGCAGGGCAATTATTTCCATGTGACAGCAGACAGCATGAAAATGAGCATCAAGCAGCG
- a CDS encoding alpha/beta hydrolase encodes MEEQQKAQQLEMIRQIRQQQFTQVDGGTLTPPGTPAAQRSEITIPTSYGEARTHVYVPLDARESAPVFINLHGGGFVMGTPEMDDPWCAYVADLSGCIVFNVDYVLAPEHKFPSTVYQCYEVAQWVKNHASEWGGDGSRLAIGGHSAGGNLSAAVCLLNQQKGGELPIAYQILDYPPLDLDTDPANKPDFEEAIPVDIARMFNAMYFENMQDARNPLASPVLASSSELVGLPPALVITAGRDSLAAEAVQYAQMLQKAGVPVVHREYPGEAHGFTHNGTSANAEEAWQLMAEQLKQTFSIA; translated from the coding sequence ATGGAAGAACAACAAAAAGCACAACAGCTGGAAATGATTCGCCAGATTCGTCAGCAGCAATTTACACAGGTGGATGGAGGTACACTGACACCACCGGGCACACCGGCAGCACAGCGCAGCGAAATCACTATTCCTACTTCCTACGGAGAAGCACGTACGCATGTCTATGTTCCGCTTGATGCCAGGGAATCTGCACCGGTATTTATTAATCTGCATGGTGGCGGTTTTGTAATGGGGACTCCGGAGATGGATGATCCATGGTGCGCCTACGTTGCGGATCTCTCCGGCTGTATCGTGTTCAATGTGGACTATGTACTGGCACCGGAGCACAAATTCCCATCAACCGTCTATCAGTGTTATGAAGTGGCACAGTGGGTAAAAAACCATGCATCCGAATGGGGCGGAGATGGCTCCCGGCTCGCCATCGGCGGCCACAGCGCCGGCGGTAACCTGTCTGCTGCTGTCTGCCTGCTCAATCAGCAAAAAGGCGGTGAGCTGCCGATTGCTTATCAGATTCTCGACTATCCGCCGCTTGATCTGGATACCGACCCAGCGAACAAGCCGGATTTTGAGGAAGCCATTCCGGTAGATATCGCGCGCATGTTCAATGCGATGTATTTTGAAAATATGCAAGATGCCCGTAATCCACTGGCGTCGCCGGTGCTCGCTTCTTCCTCCGAGCTGGTCGGTCTGCCGCCAGCCCTCGTGATTACAGCAGGCCGGGATTCCCTTGCTGCCGAGGCGGTTCAGTATGCACAGATGCTCCAGAAAGCCGGCGTACCGGTTGTTCATCGCGAATATCCTGGCGAAGCCCACGGCTTCACCCATAACGGCACATCGGCCAACGCCGAAGAAGCCTGGCAGCTCATGGCAGAGCAGTTAAAACAGACATTTAGCATAGCGTAA
- a CDS encoding sugar ABC transporter substrate-binding protein: protein MRRRLKSISVLSILLVFAVILGACGNNSTGNNASGSADAASDQPLAGKNIALIMRLNNGTFSAQYIDGVKSQVAKYGGNVTVISADNDLSKMASSLDAAVNQGQFDGILIDHGDAGALTAGVQKAVQANIPVIAFDSALDGIPGVTSLAQNDQKMAELTLDQLAKDAGGKGNIVKIWVAGFPPMESRQISYKAFQGKYPDIKEIAAFGTADNAQLDAQTQMEAILKQYPNKGDIAAVWASWDEFAKGASNAIKQAGRDDIKVYGIDLSDEDLSMIQDPSSPWVASAAVDPTTIGRVQVRYLYQKFAGNTSDQRVELEPVYVKRDDLPKDKKVTTADLGEYVKGWGDSDQGNTDELKALEKAIAAGK, encoded by the coding sequence ATGAGAAGACGTCTGAAATCCATAAGTGTGCTCTCCATTCTGCTTGTGTTCGCGGTAATACTGGGTGCATGCGGAAATAATTCGACAGGTAACAATGCATCCGGAAGTGCTGATGCAGCATCGGATCAGCCGCTCGCCGGTAAAAATATCGCTTTGATTATGCGTCTGAACAACGGAACTTTCTCTGCCCAGTACATCGATGGAGTCAAAAGCCAGGTCGCCAAGTACGGCGGCAATGTGACGGTCATCTCTGCTGACAATGATCTCAGCAAAATGGCTTCTTCGCTGGATGCAGCCGTGAATCAGGGACAGTTCGACGGCATCCTGATCGACCATGGTGATGCAGGTGCACTGACTGCCGGTGTGCAAAAAGCGGTACAGGCCAACATCCCGGTGATTGCTTTTGACTCGGCACTAGACGGGATTCCAGGCGTCACCAGTCTCGCACAGAACGATCAGAAAATGGCCGAACTGACACTGGATCAGCTCGCCAAAGATGCCGGCGGCAAAGGCAATATCGTCAAAATCTGGGTAGCCGGCTTCCCACCGATGGAATCCCGCCAGATCTCCTATAAGGCTTTTCAGGGCAAATATCCGGATATCAAGGAAATTGCTGCTTTTGGTACGGCGGATAACGCACAGCTGGATGCACAGACCCAGATGGAAGCCATCCTCAAACAGTATCCGAACAAAGGCGATATCGCTGCTGTCTGGGCATCCTGGGATGAATTTGCCAAAGGTGCTTCCAATGCTATCAAGCAGGCAGGCCGCGATGATATCAAAGTATACGGCATCGATCTCAGTGATGAAGACCTGAGTATGATCCAAGACCCTTCCAGCCCATGGGTAGCCTCTGCAGCCGTTGATCCGACGACAATCGGCCGCGTACAGGTACGGTATCTGTATCAGAAATTTGCCGGTAATACATCCGACCAACGCGTCGAGCTGGAGCCGGTATATGTCAAACGTGATGATCTGCCCAAAGACAAAAAAGTAACGACTGCCGACCTCGGTGAGTACGTCAAAGGCTGGGGAGACAGCGACCAGGGCAATACCGACGAACTGAAAGCTCTGGAAAAAGCTATCGCTGCCGGCAAATAA
- a CDS encoding sugar ABC transporter ATP-binding protein: MTTPITSAENHLHMKEIYKSFAGVPALENVDFSLHSGEIHALLGANGAGKSTLMKILSGAYTADRGSITIDGQPIQLNSPAAAKQAGIQCVYQEVDTSLIPQLSVAENILLHQLTSSQGSPILNWKSLYRQAEEILSRLGFAISARRQVSELSLAEKQLVLIARVMAEKARFVILDEPTAPLSIEEAERLFSIMQGLKSQGIGVIFISHRLPEIFRVCDRITVMRDGRRVSTLPVQDTNPGEVIHTMLGRAFEEEYPKVFTEIGEPLLVVNQLAAGRHVQDVSLDVCRGEIVAIVGLVGAGKTELSKLLFGAEKPERGTIELNGQPVRARNPHQAIRSGIVLVPEERRKEGILVKESVLHNLSLPLLQTITSMGIISGRAERRLGEGLISSLGIKTSSGQQLTGYLSGGNQQKVAIGKWMETNADIFILDEPTKGVDIGAKRDIFNVIGKLAQQGKGILYLTCEFDEALGLADRILVMCDGRITRSFAYGEASQQDLLYHASAGREELV, encoded by the coding sequence ATGACGACTCCCATCACTTCAGCCGAGAACCATCTGCATATGAAAGAAATCTACAAATCATTCGCCGGTGTCCCGGCACTCGAAAATGTAGACTTCAGCCTGCATAGCGGCGAGATCCATGCGCTGCTGGGCGCCAACGGTGCCGGCAAAAGTACATTGATGAAAATATTATCAGGTGCCTATACCGCAGACCGCGGCAGTATTACGATCGACGGTCAACCGATACAGCTGAATTCCCCGGCAGCCGCCAAGCAGGCGGGTATCCAGTGCGTCTATCAGGAAGTCGATACCTCGCTTATTCCCCAATTGTCGGTTGCCGAGAATATTCTGCTGCACCAGCTGACCAGCTCCCAGGGCAGTCCGATTCTGAACTGGAAATCCCTGTATCGTCAGGCTGAGGAAATCCTGAGCCGACTCGGCTTTGCCATCTCGGCGCGTCGTCAGGTCAGTGAACTGTCCCTTGCGGAAAAGCAGCTCGTATTGATCGCACGTGTGATGGCAGAAAAAGCGCGCTTTGTTATTCTCGACGAACCAACAGCTCCGCTCAGTATCGAAGAAGCAGAGCGGCTGTTCAGCATTATGCAGGGACTAAAATCCCAGGGGATCGGGGTCATTTTTATTTCCCACCGGCTGCCGGAGATTTTCCGGGTATGCGACCGTATTACCGTAATGCGTGACGGGCGGCGGGTCAGCACATTACCGGTACAGGATACGAATCCGGGCGAAGTTATACATACGATGCTGGGACGTGCCTTTGAAGAAGAATATCCCAAAGTATTCACCGAGATTGGCGAGCCGCTGCTGGTCGTGAATCAGCTGGCTGCCGGGCGCCATGTGCAGGATGTGAGCCTGGATGTATGCCGCGGCGAGATTGTCGCTATCGTCGGATTGGTCGGCGCTGGCAAAACCGAGCTATCCAAGCTGCTGTTCGGAGCCGAGAAGCCAGAGCGCGGTACGATTGAGCTGAATGGACAGCCGGTGCGCGCACGCAATCCGCATCAGGCAATCCGTTCCGGTATCGTACTCGTGCCCGAAGAACGCCGCAAGGAAGGCATTTTGGTCAAGGAATCGGTGCTGCATAATCTGAGTCTGCCGCTGCTGCAGACGATCACCTCCATGGGCATCATTTCCGGCAGGGCAGAACGCAGGCTGGGCGAAGGACTGATCTCCTCACTCGGGATCAAGACCTCTTCCGGGCAGCAGCTGACAGGCTACCTGAGCGGCGGCAACCAGCAAAAGGTCGCTATCGGCAAATGGATGGAGACCAATGCCGATATTTTCATCCTCGACGAACCGACCAAAGGCGTCGATATCGGGGCCAAACGCGATATTTTCAATGTGATCGGCAAGCTTGCCCAGCAGGGTAAAGGAATACTCTATCTGACCTGCGAGTTTGATGAAGCGCTCGGTCTGGCAGATCGCATCCTCGTGATGTGTGACGGCCGGATCACCCGCTCTTTCGCCTATGGCGAAGCTTCACAGCAGGATCTGTTATATCATGCCAGCGCAGGCCGGGAGGAACTTGTATGA
- a CDS encoding ABC transporter permease produces the protein MKHQIAQFSYRYGALIFIGLVLVFFSVYNQHFFTYNNMTDILRSISIVTFVAIGITISLTVDGFDLSAGSTVSLTTVVVAAMMVWHQMPLILVLIVPLIIGALVGLLNSLLIVKIRIPDLLATLAVMYIVSGIHRTYTKGYSIYNNMQFQDGTKAPGVMLDSFLWIGQGRLLGIPFPVILMLVAIVAMHLFFKYTRGGRQMIMTGSNEEAARLSGLRVNRIRTLAYVASGIFAAIGGILFAARVGSGQIDAGSSMQMDALAAVFVGYSVFGAGRPNIIGTFFGAVLMGVLVNGMTMLHVEYYTTDIIKGAVLVLALAVTFIHRKRQKV, from the coding sequence ATGAAACATCAGATTGCCCAATTCTCGTACCGTTATGGAGCCCTGATCTTTATCGGTCTGGTGCTCGTCTTCTTCTCCGTCTATAATCAGCATTTTTTCACCTATAACAATATGACGGATATTTTGCGTTCCATCTCGATTGTTACCTTTGTGGCGATCGGAATTACGATCTCGCTGACGGTAGATGGATTTGACCTGTCAGCCGGCTCTACGGTCTCGCTCACGACAGTCGTCGTCGCTGCGATGATGGTCTGGCATCAGATGCCGCTCATTCTGGTATTGATCGTGCCGCTGATTATCGGGGCACTTGTCGGACTGCTCAACTCGCTGCTGATCGTCAAGATCCGTATTCCCGATCTGCTGGCGACACTGGCAGTGATGTATATTGTCAGTGGTATCCATCGTACCTATACCAAAGGCTACTCCATCTACAACAATATGCAGTTCCAGGATGGTACCAAAGCGCCCGGCGTCATGCTGGACTCCTTTCTCTGGATCGGCCAGGGTCGATTGCTTGGTATTCCGTTTCCGGTCATCCTGATGCTGGTTGCGATTGTCGCTATGCACTTATTTTTCAAATATACACGCGGCGGACGCCAGATGATCATGACCGGCAGTAACGAGGAAGCAGCGCGTCTGTCCGGACTGCGGGTCAACCGTATCCGTACGCTCGCCTATGTCGCTTCCGGTATCTTCGCTGCTATCGGCGGGATTCTGTTCGCTGCACGTGTCGGCTCCGGTCAGATTGACGCCGGTTCCTCGATGCAGATGGATGCACTTGCTGCTGTATTCGTCGGATACTCCGTATTCGGCGCAGGGCGTCCCAACATTATCGGTACTTTTTTTGGAGCGGTACTGATGGGTGTACTGGTAAACGGTATGACCATGCTGCATGTGGAATACTACACGACAGATATTATCAAAGGTGCAGTACTCGTACTCGCACTGGCGGTTACCTTTATCCATCGCAAGCGGCAAAAGGTATAA
- the mtnK gene encoding S-methyl-5-thioribose kinase, producing MTTTADSIYEPLTEETAIQLARRLNLFDAEADLVCREIGDGNLNLVFHVTEPTAGKGVIIKQALPYVRIIGEGWPLTLERARMESEALRIFARYAPEYVPEVYYTDNDYAITVMEDLSHLTIVRTGLAEGAIYPLLSTHIGQYMARTLYGTSDYALGAEARRELALQFHNPELCKITENFVFTYPLIDHESNVVEEGLRPLAEQIWRDAQLLREGARLKRHFMISAEALLHGDLHTGSIFASETETRVIDPEFAFYGPMGYDIGLFIANTLLSAFARSEHSREELLAHVTNVWDVFAAEFTALWQENNQEPLADAAGYLDDELLRIFQDAIGYAGSEMMRRVIGLAHARDIEAISDKDRRLHIKSSAALLARDLIVNRSHYKRAPQIVEALRQADRNEPILHS from the coding sequence ATGACGACGACTGCTGATTCTATCTATGAACCGTTGACCGAAGAGACCGCCATCCAGCTCGCCCGACGGCTGAACCTGTTCGATGCGGAGGCTGATCTTGTCTGCCGTGAAATCGGTGATGGCAATCTGAATCTGGTCTTCCATGTGACTGAACCGACCGCTGGCAAAGGTGTTATTATCAAGCAGGCCCTGCCGTATGTGCGTATTATCGGAGAAGGCTGGCCGCTGACACTGGAGCGCGCCCGGATGGAGAGCGAAGCGCTGCGAATCTTCGCACGTTATGCCCCGGAATATGTACCGGAAGTCTATTATACGGATAATGACTACGCGATTACGGTGATGGAAGATCTGTCCCATCTCACGATTGTCCGCACCGGTCTTGCGGAGGGTGCAATCTATCCTCTGCTGTCGACCCATATCGGTCAGTATATGGCGCGCACGCTGTATGGCACTTCGGATTATGCGCTCGGTGCAGAAGCCCGCCGGGAGCTGGCACTGCAATTTCACAATCCCGAACTGTGCAAAATTACCGAAAACTTCGTTTTCACCTATCCACTGATCGATCATGAAAGCAATGTGGTCGAAGAAGGCTTGCGGCCGCTGGCTGAACAGATCTGGCGAGACGCGCAGCTGCTACGTGAAGGTGCCCGGCTCAAGCGACACTTTATGATATCGGCCGAGGCACTGCTGCATGGCGATCTGCATACCGGCAGTATTTTTGCCAGTGAGACAGAAACACGGGTGATTGATCCGGAGTTCGCCTTTTATGGACCGATGGGCTATGATATCGGACTGTTCATCGCCAACACCCTGCTATCTGCCTTTGCCCGCAGCGAACACAGCCGGGAAGAACTGCTGGCTCATGTGACGAACGTCTGGGACGTATTCGCTGCCGAATTTACCGCTCTCTGGCAGGAAAATAATCAGGAACCGCTGGCTGACGCAGCTGGCTATCTGGATGATGAGCTGCTGCGTATTTTCCAGGATGCTATCGGTTATGCCGGCAGCGAGATGATGCGCCGGGTGATCGGGCTCGCTCATGCCCGGGATATCGAAGCGATCAGCGATAAAGATCGGCGTCTGCATATCAAATCGAGTGCTGCCCTGCTGGCGCGCGATCTGATCGTGAACCGCAGCCATTATAAGCGGGCTCCCCAGATTGTAGAGGCACTCCGTCAGGCAGACCGCAATGAGCCGATTCTTCATAGCTAA
- a CDS encoding efflux RND transporter periplasmic adaptor subunit: MRQRKWEVTVAALVLSATLLAGCSTGNNQAAQAMNVTVKVSQAQKGMLGQGSIYTGTVNPSATVNIMPKIAGKVDDVTVDVGAQVKPGQVLFRLDDDDLRNKLKIAQSDAKAAQAGVKTAESSRETGVVSASSGLVSSKNGIISSKSAITQAESSINQAQAAINQANTAAKQAQTAISTASNTIKQTQEALATAKSTLTRTQSLADNGLATQAQLEQAQAAVVSAQTAYDNAVNARANAEEQLEAARNAQATAQKGLSTAQSAYENANSSYANANEGYNNAQRQLEVSQSTAGVEASQQKVEQAQVNIDIARDALDNAVVKSPINGIVVTKNIEPGEMVSSAAPSLVIANLDTVNILIYVPAEEINGIQAGDRVQVNVASSGIVANGKVKNINPMDAAGNGYPVEVAVTNPGGQLKTGMLADVSFVGDDAKEGIIIPSKAILKDGNQSYVYVAVKGKAVRKPVTVATITGSQALVTKGLAAGDRVISNNLALLGDDVTIQVAANS; encoded by the coding sequence ATGAGACAAAGAAAATGGGAAGTTACTGTAGCTGCTCTTGTACTGAGTGCCACCCTGCTGGCAGGATGCTCTACCGGCAATAATCAAGCGGCGCAGGCGATGAATGTCACTGTCAAAGTGAGTCAGGCCCAAAAAGGAATGCTGGGGCAGGGCAGTATCTATACAGGTACCGTGAATCCTTCGGCGACTGTTAATATTATGCCAAAAATCGCTGGCAAGGTGGATGATGTGACCGTTGATGTAGGGGCACAGGTCAAGCCCGGTCAGGTGCTGTTCCGTCTGGATGATGACGATCTGCGCAACAAGCTGAAGATCGCCCAGTCGGATGCCAAAGCAGCCCAGGCAGGTGTCAAGACAGCCGAGAGCTCCCGCGAGACTGGCGTAGTCTCTGCTTCCTCGGGTCTGGTCAGCTCCAAAAATGGAATCATTTCTTCCAAAAGTGCGATCACCCAGGCAGAGAGCAGTATCAATCAGGCGCAGGCGGCAATCAATCAGGCCAACACGGCTGCCAAGCAAGCCCAGACCGCTATCTCTACAGCCAGCAATACGATCAAGCAAACTCAGGAAGCGCTGGCAACTGCCAAGTCCACACTGACACGTACCCAATCGCTGGCGGATAACGGACTGGCGACGCAGGCGCAGCTGGAGCAGGCACAGGCAGCCGTAGTCAGCGCCCAGACAGCGTACGATAATGCGGTCAATGCACGCGCTAATGCCGAGGAACAGCTGGAAGCAGCACGTAATGCCCAGGCGACCGCCCAGAAAGGGCTATCTACAGCCCAATCTGCTTATGAAAATGCCAATAGCAGCTATGCCAATGCCAATGAAGGATACAATAATGCCCAGCGTCAGCTGGAAGTATCCCAGAGTACAGCTGGTGTCGAAGCGAGCCAGCAAAAGGTGGAACAGGCTCAGGTGAATATTGATATTGCCCGCGATGCGCTGGATAATGCGGTCGTCAAATCACCAATTAACGGCATTGTCGTCACCAAAAATATAGAGCCTGGCGAGATGGTATCATCGGCTGCTCCATCACTGGTTATCGCTAATCTGGATACCGTGAATATTCTCATTTATGTACCGGCCGAAGAGATCAATGGTATCCAGGCTGGTGACCGGGTACAGGTCAATGTAGCTTCTTCCGGTATTGTAGCGAACGGTAAAGTGAAAAATATCAACCCGATGGACGCTGCAGGTAATGGCTATCCGGTCGAAGTAGCAGTAACCAATCCGGGTGGTCAGCTCAAAACAGGCATGCTGGCCGATGTGAGCTTTGTCGGTGATGATGCCAAAGAAGGAATCATTATCCCAAGCAAAGCGATCCTCAAAGACGGTAACCAATCCTATGTCTATGTAGCCGTCAAAGGCAAAGCCGTACGAAAGCCGGTAACGGTGGCTACGATTACAGGCTCCCAGGCACTGGTCACCAAAGGCCTTGCAGCAGGGGATCGGGTTATCTCCAATAACCTGGCACTGCTTGGCGATGATGTTACGATTCAGGTAGCAGCAAATAGTTAA
- a CDS encoding DHA2 family efflux MFS transporter permease subunit, with the protein MSAETVNAAPAATTDSLTSKERWFAFWSIVLGTFVAVLNNSLINVAIPQLTTDLGSTTTRIQWVITGYTLASGIIVPITGFMEQRIGYKKFMILALSIFTIGTLICAFAWNDTSLIAARIFAGLGGGLIMPLSMTIVYKIMLREQIGFAVGLWGIAAMAAPAIGPTLSGYLIEWFNWRFLFIACVPIALFAILMIFLLIKEPPKNQPIKFDVAGFLLSATCAGTLLYALSNGASSGWTSFKIVGLLFIAFWSLVFLIFVERGKDNAVIDISLFKNYKFTISVVASSFVMMGMMGGTFLAPLFLQNIQSYSAISTGLILLPQAVAMALMMPIAGKLVDKIGIVPLCLFGLTLTSVMTYHLHTLTPQTSRLWFETVMVVRGMGIGLCLMPLSTVGMNAIAEEVSAAKVSSASAASNLIRTLAGSMAIAIFTFIMQNRTALHSQHIAESVTAEGGQYLQSALGSSWLSSTMGLISLDAASRGIADTFLLSSIPLFCCLPLMLLFISRKKKKKEIVITDELPAQA; encoded by the coding sequence GTGTCTGCTGAAACTGTAAACGCCGCTCCTGCCGCAACAACCGATAGCCTGACTTCCAAAGAACGCTGGTTTGCTTTCTGGTCGATCGTGCTGGGTACCTTTGTTGCGGTACTCAATAACAGTCTGATCAACGTCGCTATTCCCCAGCTCACTACGGATCTGGGCTCGACTACGACACGGATTCAGTGGGTCATTACCGGTTATACGCTTGCTTCAGGGATTATCGTACCGATTACCGGTTTTATGGAGCAGCGGATCGGCTACAAGAAATTCATGATTCTGGCGCTGTCTATTTTTACGATCGGTACGCTGATCTGCGCTTTTGCCTGGAATGATACCTCATTGATCGCTGCCCGGATTTTCGCAGGTCTGGGTGGTGGACTCATTATGCCGCTCAGTATGACGATTGTATATAAAATTATGCTGCGTGAGCAGATCGGCTTTGCCGTGGGTCTATGGGGAATTGCAGCGATGGCGGCACCGGCGATCGGACCGACGCTCAGTGGTTATCTGATCGAGTGGTTTAACTGGCGCTTCCTGTTTATCGCCTGTGTACCGATTGCCCTGTTCGCGATTCTGATGATCTTTTTGCTGATCAAGGAACCGCCGAAGAATCAGCCGATCAAGTTCGACGTGGCAGGCTTCCTGCTGTCGGCGACATGCGCAGGTACACTGCTGTACGCGCTGTCCAATGGCGCTTCGTCCGGCTGGACATCGTTCAAGATCGTTGGACTGCTGTTTATCGCCTTCTGGTCGCTGGTGTTCCTGATTTTTGTGGAGCGTGGCAAAGATAACGCGGTTATCGATATTTCCTTGTTCAAAAATTACAAGTTCACGATTAGTGTCGTTGCTTCCAGCTTTGTCATGATGGGCATGATGGGAGGAACTTTTCTGGCACCACTCTTTTTACAAAATATTCAATCGTACTCGGCGATCAGCACTGGTCTGATCCTGCTGCCGCAGGCGGTAGCGATGGCGCTGATGATGCCGATTGCCGGCAAGCTGGTGGACAAGATCGGTATTGTGCCGCTCTGTCTGTTCGGTCTGACACTGACCAGTGTGATGACCTATCATCTGCATACCCTGACACCGCAGACCTCCCGGTTATGGTTCGAGACCGTTATGGTCGTGCGAGGCATGGGAATCGGTCTCTGTCTGATGCCGCTGTCAACAGTAGGTATGAACGCAATTGCCGAAGAAGTATCCGCCGCCAAAGTCAGCAGTGCCTCGGCAGCATCGAATCTGATTCGTACGCTGGCCGGTTCGATGGCGATTGCTATTTTCACCTTTATTATGCAGAATCGTACTGCCCTGCACAGCCAGCATATCGCTGAATCAGTTACGGCCGAAGGTGGCCAATATTTGCAATCGGCACTGGGCAGCTCATGGCTATCCAGTACAATGGGTCTGATCTCGCTGGATGCAGCGTCACGTGGTATTGCCGATACCTTCCTGCTGTCTTCGATCCCTCTTTTCTGCTGTCTGCCGCTGATGCTGCTGTTTATCAGCCGGAAAAAGAAGAAAAAAGAGATCGTAATTACCGATGAATTGCCTGCGCAGGCATAA
- a CDS encoding HlyD family secretion protein — protein sequence MRKKITLWVLIVLLVVSGGALGYYYWYQGTYFVKSDDARITADQYKVMPQLTARLNHIDVEEGDVLKQNEPIAEQDVSGLDSSVISKSIVRAPISGTVIRLNAREHEIASPSAAVAIMADMNNLYVTTNIEETDISRIKLGAVVDITLDAAGDQMIQGKVRKVGQASNSVFSVIPATNTSGNFNKVTQRIPVEIALNVPEGMKLIPGTNVEVKIHTS from the coding sequence GTGAGAAAGAAAATTACCTTATGGGTTCTTATTGTACTGCTCGTCGTGAGCGGTGGAGCGCTCGGTTACTATTATTGGTACCAGGGAACGTATTTTGTAAAAAGTGATGATGCCCGTATCACGGCAGATCAATATAAAGTCATGCCGCAGCTGACAGCACGTCTCAATCATATTGACGTGGAAGAAGGCGACGTACTGAAGCAAAACGAGCCGATCGCTGAACAGGATGTATCCGGACTCGATTCGAGTGTAATCAGCAAGTCGATTGTACGCGCACCGATCAGCGGAACAGTAATCCGACTGAATGCCAGAGAGCATGAGATTGCTTCTCCGAGTGCTGCGGTAGCCATTATGGCCGATATGAACAATCTGTATGTAACGACCAATATTGAAGAGACCGATATCAGCCGCATCAAGCTCGGCGCGGTTGTCGATATTACTCTGGATGCAGCCGGTGACCAGATGATCCAGGGCAAGGTCCGCAAAGTAGGACAAGCGTCCAATTCGGTCTTTTCCGTAATTCCGGCGACCAACACCAGCGGTAACTTTAACAAAGTCACCCAGCGCATTCCGGTAGAAATCGCACTGAACGTGCCGGAAGGTATGAAGCTGATCCCGGGTACCAACGTGGAAGTCAAGATTCATACTTCATAA